From the Pseudomonas baltica genome, one window contains:
- a CDS encoding glycine cleavage system protein R: MSTPTVREQLLVISALGPNPMELTNVLCRAAHDSRCSVVTSRLTRHGECSALVLEISGTWDALARLETGLAPMAKKHGFTVNVVRSAPLENRPQALPYVAYISAAYRSDIVNELCQFFIDHNVELENLTCDTYQAPQTGGTMLNATFTVTLPPGVQISWLRDQFLDFADALNLDALIEPWRPQNPA; this comes from the coding sequence ATGTCCACCCCCACCGTTCGCGAACAATTGCTTGTCATCAGTGCTCTTGGCCCTAATCCGATGGAGCTGACCAACGTCCTGTGCCGTGCGGCCCACGACAGCCGCTGCTCGGTCGTGACCTCACGCCTGACCCGCCACGGCGAGTGCAGCGCGCTGGTGCTGGAGATTTCCGGCACCTGGGACGCCCTGGCCCGCCTCGAAACCGGCCTGGCGCCCATGGCTAAAAAGCATGGTTTCACGGTCAACGTGGTGCGCAGTGCGCCGCTGGAAAACCGCCCGCAGGCCTTGCCGTACGTGGCCTACATCAGCGCCGCGTATCGCTCGGACATCGTCAACGAGCTGTGCCAGTTCTTCATCGACCACAACGTCGAGCTCGAGAACCTGACCTGCGACACCTATCAGGCACCGCAAACCGGCGGCACCATGCTCAACGCCACCTTCACCGTGACCTTGCCGCCGGGCGTGCAGATCAGCTGGCTGCGCGATCAGTTTCTGGATTTCGCCGACGCGCTCAACCTCGACGCATTGATCGAGCCGTGGCGCCCACAGAATCCTGCGTGA
- the dapA gene encoding 4-hydroxy-tetrahydrodipicolinate synthase encodes MISGSMVALVTPMDAQGRLDWDSLSKLVDFHLQEGTHAIVAVGTTGESATLDVNEHIEVIRRVVDQVAGRIPVIAGTGANSTREAVELTTNAKNAGADACLLVTPYYNKPTQEGLYQHFKHVAEAVAIPQILYNVPGRTACDMLADTVIRLSTVPNIIGIKEATGDIDRAKAIIAGVASDFLVLSGDDLTAVELILAGGKGNISVTANVAPRAIADLCTAALNGDAALARAINDKLMPLHKNLFLEANPIPVKWALHEMGLMPEGIRLPLTWLSADYHEPLRQALRQSGVLV; translated from the coding sequence ATGATTTCGGGCAGTATGGTGGCATTGGTCACACCCATGGATGCACAGGGCCGTCTCGATTGGGACAGCCTGAGCAAACTGGTGGACTTCCACCTGCAAGAAGGCACCCATGCCATCGTTGCGGTCGGAACCACCGGTGAGTCGGCAACCCTTGATGTCAACGAGCACATCGAGGTCATTCGTCGCGTCGTCGATCAGGTCGCCGGGCGCATCCCGGTCATCGCCGGCACGGGCGCCAACTCCACCCGCGAAGCCGTCGAGCTGACCACCAACGCCAAAAACGCCGGTGCCGACGCCTGCCTGCTGGTAACCCCGTATTACAACAAGCCGACCCAGGAAGGCCTGTACCAGCACTTCAAGCACGTCGCCGAGGCCGTGGCGATCCCGCAGATCCTCTACAACGTGCCGGGCCGCACCGCCTGCGACATGCTCGCCGACACGGTCATCCGCCTGTCCACCGTGCCGAACATCATCGGCATCAAGGAAGCCACCGGCGACATCGACCGCGCCAAGGCCATCATCGCCGGTGTTGCCAGCGACTTCCTGGTGCTCTCCGGTGACGACCTGACCGCTGTCGAGCTGATCCTGGCCGGTGGCAAGGGCAACATCTCGGTCACCGCCAACGTCGCGCCGCGCGCCATTGCCGACCTGTGCACCGCCGCCCTCAACGGTGACGCCGCGCTGGCCCGCGCCATCAACGACAAACTGATGCCGCTGCACAAGAATCTGTTCCTCGAAGCCAACCCGATCCCGGTCAAGTGGGCTTTGCATGAAATGGGCCTGATGCCCGAAGGCATTCGCCTGCCGCTCACCTGGTTGAGCGCTGACTATCACGAACCGCTGCGGCAGGCCTTGCGCCAGTCCGGCGTCCTGGTTTGA
- the bamC gene encoding outer membrane protein assembly factor BamC: protein MKRLAGLSALAVVISSTSGCGWLWGDQGYFRDRGNDYLEANQAPAMQVPPDLTLSKRLDPLLPIPRNVADDTDKLHFEVPRPLPLQVAAAASDYSLQRTGSGSWILAQKTPAEVWPVAHQFFEDNGFRIADDHPQTGEFSTTWQRFDELSAGMADRLRSSASSADGQARVHVRIEPGVQRNTSEIYVSSAERPAGSTADTAFPARSANTGLDSVLVDQMLANLTREAEKGGSVSLLAARDFDAPSRVSLVEDGNGSLVLNVGSDIDRAWSSVGRALDKGQWRVEDINRSLGLYYINLAEKADTPDNKPGFFGRLFGHEASKEEIEARAQRYQVRLSKVGDSVQVTVEKNINTLAPADIARRVLSVIQDNLG from the coding sequence ATGAAGCGATTGGCCGGTCTTAGTGCTCTTGCCGTGGTTATTTCGAGCACGAGCGGTTGTGGATGGCTCTGGGGCGACCAGGGTTATTTCCGCGACCGCGGCAATGATTATCTGGAGGCCAATCAGGCCCCAGCGATGCAAGTTCCACCCGACCTGACCCTGAGCAAGCGTCTCGACCCTCTGCTGCCGATCCCGCGCAACGTCGCGGACGATACCGACAAGCTCCACTTCGAAGTGCCGCGTCCGCTGCCCCTGCAAGTGGCGGCTGCGGCCAGCGACTACTCGCTGCAACGCACCGGTAGCGGCAGCTGGATCCTGGCCCAGAAAACCCCCGCCGAAGTCTGGCCCGTGGCGCATCAGTTCTTCGAGGACAACGGCTTCCGTATCGCCGACGATCACCCGCAAACCGGTGAGTTCAGCACCACCTGGCAGCGTTTCGACGAGCTTTCTGCTGGCATGGCCGACCGCCTGCGCAGCAGCGCCAGCAGTGCTGATGGCCAGGCGCGCGTGCACGTGCGCATCGAGCCCGGCGTGCAGCGCAACACCAGCGAGATCTATGTGAGCAGCGCCGAGCGCCCGGCCGGCAGCACAGCCGACACCGCGTTCCCGGCACGCAGCGCCAACACCGGACTGGATTCGGTGCTGGTCGACCAGATGCTCGCCAACCTGACCCGCGAAGCCGAGAAGGGCGGTTCGGTGTCCTTGCTCGCCGCCCGCGATTTCGACGCCCCGAGCCGCGTCAGCCTGGTCGAAGACGGCAACGGCAGCCTGGTGCTCAACGTCGGCTCCGACATCGACCGCGCCTGGTCGAGCGTCGGCCGTGCATTGGACAAGGGCCAATGGCGCGTCGAAGACATCAACCGCAGCCTGGGCCTGTACTACATCAACCTCGCGGAAAAAGCCGACACGCCAGACAACAAGCCGGGCTTCTTCGGTCGTCTGTTCGGCCACGAGGCCAGCAAGGAAGAGATCGAGGCTCGTGCCCAGCGCTATCAAGTGCGCCTGAGCAAGGTCGGCGACAGCGTCCAGGTCACCGTCGAGAAAAACATCAACACCTTGGCCCCGGCCGATATCGCCCGCCGTGTGCTGAGCGTGATTCAGGACAACCTGGGTTAA
- a CDS encoding MBL fold metallo-hydrolase, which produces MRFAVLGSGSQGNGTLIASEDTLVLVDCGFSLRETERRLARLGVAAAQLSAILVTHEHADHVHGVGLLSRRYNIPVYLSQGTLRGMRKPVEVAGHVVCGQQLEIGALRIDVVRVAHDALEPTQYVFNDGRRRFGLLTDLGSWCPRVRDHYEGCDALMIEANHCRDLLARGHYPNFLKLRVGGSEGHLNNHQAADLVAELGWKHLQHLVLAHLSSKNNLPQLARQQFVDTLGCDPAWLQLADQDSGLDWRHIA; this is translated from the coding sequence GTGCGCTTCGCCGTACTGGGAAGCGGAAGCCAAGGGAATGGCACACTGATCGCGAGCGAAGACACTCTGGTGCTGGTCGACTGCGGTTTCTCGTTGCGCGAAACCGAACGGCGGCTGGCCCGCCTGGGCGTTGCAGCGGCACAATTGAGCGCCATCCTGGTGACCCACGAACATGCCGACCACGTGCATGGCGTGGGTTTGCTGTCTCGGCGCTACAATATACCGGTCTACCTCAGCCAGGGGACCTTGCGCGGGATGCGCAAGCCGGTCGAGGTGGCAGGCCATGTGGTCTGCGGACAGCAACTGGAAATCGGTGCCTTGCGCATCGACGTGGTCCGCGTGGCGCACGATGCGCTGGAGCCGACCCAATATGTATTCAATGATGGTCGGCGACGTTTTGGTCTGCTCACGGATCTGGGCTCCTGGTGCCCCCGTGTACGGGACCACTATGAGGGCTGTGATGCCCTGATGATCGAAGCCAACCATTGCCGCGATCTGCTCGCGCGCGGCCACTACCCGAACTTTCTCAAGCTGCGGGTAGGCGGCAGCGAAGGACATCTGAACAACCACCAGGCCGCCGACCTAGTGGCCGAGCTAGGCTGGAAACACCTGCAACACCTGGTACTGGCCCACCTCAGCAGCAAGAACAACCTGCCGCAGCTGGCCCGGCAACAATTCGTCGACACCCTCGGGTGCGACCCGGCCTGGCTGCAACTGGCCGATCAAGATTCAGGGCTCGACTGGCGCCATATCGCCTAG
- the purC gene encoding phosphoribosylaminoimidazolesuccinocarboxamide synthase: MEKREELYRGKAKSVYKTDDADRLILLFRNDTSAFDGKRIEQLDRKGMVNNKFNAFIMQKLEAAGIPTQFDKLLADNEVLVKKLDMIPVECVVRNYAAGSLVKRLGVEEGLKLNPYTFELFLKDDAKGDPFINESHVVAFGWGTAEQLAKMKELSLKVNEVLSKLFDDAGLLLVDFKLEFGVFSDGSIVLGDEFSPDGCRLWDKDTKKKMDKDRFRQGLGDVIEAYEEVAHRLGVPL; encoded by the coding sequence ATGGAAAAACGTGAAGAACTCTACCGCGGCAAAGCCAAATCGGTATACAAGACCGACGACGCCGACCGCTTGATCCTGCTGTTTCGCAACGACACCTCGGCGTTCGACGGCAAGCGCATCGAACAGCTCGACCGCAAGGGCATGGTGAACAACAAGTTCAACGCGTTCATCATGCAAAAGCTCGAAGCGGCCGGCATCCCGACCCAATTCGACAAGCTGCTGGCCGACAACGAAGTGCTGGTCAAGAAGCTCGACATGATCCCGGTCGAATGCGTCGTGCGTAACTACGCCGCCGGCAGCCTGGTCAAGCGCCTGGGCGTCGAGGAAGGCCTCAAGCTCAACCCCTACACCTTCGAGCTGTTCCTCAAGGACGACGCCAAAGGCGACCCGTTCATCAACGAATCCCACGTGGTGGCGTTCGGTTGGGGCACCGCCGAGCAGTTGGCGAAGATGAAAGAGCTGTCCCTGAAGGTCAACGAGGTGCTCAGCAAGCTGTTCGACGACGCCGGCCTGCTGCTGGTCGACTTCAAGCTGGAGTTCGGCGTGTTCAGCGACGGCTCCATCGTCCTGGGCGACGAATTCAGCCCTGACGGCTGCCGCCTGTGGGACAAGGACACCAAGAAGAAAATGGACAAGGACCGCTTCCGCCAGGGCCTCGGTGACGTCATCGAAGCCTACGAAGAAGTCGCCCATCGCCTGGGTGTACCGCTGTAA
- a CDS encoding IS3 family transposase (programmed frameshift): protein MTNSNDKGGELLGQERRRRWSTDQKLAMVRESLEPGQSVSVVARRNGINANQLFLWRKLYQDGSLSAVSAGEAVVPASELSDALKQIRELQRMLGKKTMEAEVLKEAVEIARSRKLDCALTLVAGGRPVKLVSECLGVSRSQLTVRIKQSASPKVRRRRLVNDTELVAEIKQQVSELPSYGYRRVWGLLRREREVQLLAPINVKRVYRVMRDHNLLLERRIKQPGVQRRHEGRIAVSTSDTRWCSDGFEFRCDDGAKLSVTFALDCCDREAIGWVASPTGYSGDDIRDLMLESVEKRFGDQLPSTPVQWLSDNGSAYIAEQTRLFARQIGLQPVTTPVRSPQSNGMAESFVKTIKRDYVAHMPKPDRETALRNLTIAFEHYNEQHPHSALKYRSPREFRRLAAASI from the exons ATGACTAACAGCAACGATAAGGGTGGCGAGCTGCTCGGCCAGGAACGCCGACGCCGCTGGAGCACCGACCAGAAGCTGGCCATGGTTCGCGAGAGCCTCGAACCCGGACAAAGTGTATCCGTGGTGGCCCGGCGCAACGGCATCAATGCCAACCAGCTGTTCTTATGGCGCAAACTGTACCAGGACGGAAGCCTGTCGGCGGTGAGTGCTGGCGAAGCGGTGGTACCAGCGTCGGAGCTGAGCGACGCGCTCAAGCAGATCCGAGAATTACAGCGGATGTTGGGCAAGAAGACGATGGAAGCCGAAGTCCTCAAAGAGGCCGTGGAGATCGCCCGGTCGCGAAAAT TGGATTGCGCACTCACCCTTGTTGCCGGGGGACGACCAGTGAAACTGGTCAGCGAATGTCTCGGTGTGTCGCGCTCGCAATTAACGGTTCGAATCAAGCAATCGGCATCGCCCAAAGTACGGCGACGTCGGCTCGTGAACGATACGGAGTTGGTCGCCGAGATTAAGCAGCAAGTCAGCGAGTTGCCAAGTTATGGCTACCGCCGGGTTTGGGGGTTGCTGCGCCGCGAGCGTGAAGTCCAGTTACTGGCCCCGATCAATGTGAAGCGGGTTTATCGCGTCATGCGCGATCACAATCTGTTGCTGGAACGACGCATCAAGCAGCCTGGCGTGCAGCGTCGGCATGAAGGCCGAATTGCCGTTAGTACCAGCGATACCCGCTGGTGCTCAGACGGCTTCGAGTTCCGTTGCGACGACGGTGCAAAGTTGAGCGTGACCTTCGCCCTGGACTGCTGTGATCGCGAAGCCATCGGCTGGGTCGCCAGCCCGACAGGCTACAGCGGCGATGACATACGAGACTTGATGTTGGAAAGCGTGGAGAAGCGATTTGGGGATCAATTACCGAGCACTCCAGTGCAATGGTTGAGCGATAACGGTTCGGCCTATATCGCCGAACAGACGCGTCTGTTTGCCCGTCAGATCGGCTTGCAGCCGGTGACCACACCAGTACGCAGCCCGCAAAGCAACGGCATGGCAGAGAGCTTTGTGAAGACGATCAAGCGAGATTACGTGGCGCACATGCCCAAGCCGGATCGAGAAACAGCGCTGCGCAATCTGACGATTGCCTTCGAGCATTACAACGAGCAGCATCCGCACAGCGCTTTGAAATATCGGTCGCCGCGAGAATTTAGGCGTCTGGCAGCAGCATCAATTTAA
- a CDS encoding recombinase family protein, with protein sequence MKPVVAYARMSTDDQCLSVAGQFAAIRIAAEANGWDIVAQFTYEGVSGSIDPQERSQCRLALAKAKALDCPVVIHRVDRLTRDHTHFVTLQKKYTFIEAEDVHGSGLVRNI encoded by the coding sequence ATGAAACCAGTAGTGGCGTATGCAAGGATGTCGACAGACGATCAATGTCTTTCGGTCGCTGGTCAATTCGCTGCTATCCGCATCGCTGCCGAGGCGAACGGTTGGGACATCGTTGCCCAATTCACCTACGAAGGTGTGTCAGGCTCCATCGATCCACAAGAGCGCTCACAATGCCGTTTGGCTCTGGCCAAGGCCAAAGCACTGGATTGCCCGGTGGTTATCCACCGTGTTGACCGACTAACACGTGACCACACCCACTTCGTAACCCTGCAAAAGAAGTACACCTTCATCGAAGCAGAAGACGTTCACGGCTCTGGCCTCGTCCGCAACATCTAG
- a CDS encoding HAMP domain-containing sensor histidine kinase encodes MRLPRTLTAQLSLIFFIGLVLAYGLSFGSQFYERYQSSSSMINSIIEREVGVSVAVLDRLPASERGAWLERLQGRSYRYEMGATEAGPALDPLPPAAQAIANALRQYQPTFTGSSAHFRVHLALHDGQSISLDVEPRDLPVALWLPVALAIQFALLLLLIWVAVRIAIRPLANLARAAETLDPNTPGKPLEETGPREVAHAATAFNAMQQRIADYLKERMQILGAISHDLQTPITRMKLRAEFMDESVEKDKLTHDLGEIEHLVREGIAYARSSHGATEASRRIDVDAFLQSLVFDYQDVGQNVELRGSTAALLDTRPQGLRRILANLLDNAVKFAGAAEIEVSRGGDGSLSIKVLDRGPGIASDELAEVVKPFYRIESSRGRETGGTGLGLAIAEQLATALGGRLTLSEREGGGLCVEVCLLGVAR; translated from the coding sequence ATGCGCCTGCCGCGCACTCTCACCGCCCAGCTGTCGCTGATCTTTTTCATCGGCCTGGTCCTTGCTTACGGGCTGTCCTTCGGCTCGCAGTTCTACGAGCGCTATCAAAGCTCGTCGAGCATGATCAACTCGATCATCGAGCGCGAAGTGGGGGTCAGCGTGGCGGTGCTCGATCGCTTGCCCGCCAGCGAGCGTGGCGCCTGGCTGGAGCGCCTGCAAGGCCGTAGTTATCGCTATGAGATGGGCGCCACTGAAGCGGGACCCGCGCTGGATCCGCTGCCCCCCGCGGCCCAGGCCATCGCCAATGCGTTGAGACAATACCAGCCCACCTTTACAGGCTCATCCGCGCATTTCCGGGTCCATCTGGCGCTGCACGACGGCCAGTCGATCAGCCTTGATGTCGAGCCCCGCGACCTGCCCGTCGCGTTGTGGCTACCGGTGGCACTGGCCATCCAGTTCGCCCTGCTGTTGCTGTTGATCTGGGTGGCGGTGCGCATTGCCATACGGCCCTTGGCCAATCTGGCGCGGGCCGCCGAAACGCTGGACCCGAACACCCCCGGCAAGCCCCTGGAGGAAACCGGTCCGCGAGAAGTCGCCCACGCTGCCACGGCGTTCAATGCCATGCAGCAACGCATCGCCGACTACCTCAAGGAGCGCATGCAGATCCTCGGGGCGATTTCCCACGACCTGCAAACCCCCATCACCCGCATGAAACTGCGCGCCGAGTTCATGGATGAGTCGGTGGAAAAAGACAAACTCACCCATGATCTAGGGGAGATCGAGCATCTGGTCCGCGAAGGCATCGCTTATGCGCGCAGCAGCCATGGTGCGACTGAAGCGAGTCGGCGGATTGATGTGGATGCGTTTTTGCAGAGCCTGGTGTTTGACTATCAGGATGTCGGTCAGAACGTCGAGTTGCGTGGCAGTACCGCGGCGCTGCTGGATACCCGGCCACAGGGGCTGCGGCGGATACTGGCCAATCTGCTGGATAACGCGGTGAAGTTTGCCGGGGCGGCTGAGATTGAAGTGAGTCGGGGGGGGGATGGCAGCCTGTCGATCAAGGTGCTGGACCGAGGGCCGGGTATTGCGAGTGATGAATTGGCCGAGGTGGTCAAACCCTTTTATCGGATCGAAAGTTCGCGCGGCCGAGAAACGGGAGGCACCGGCCTGGGGCTGGCCATTGCTGAGCAACTGGCGACTGCGCTGGGTGGCAGGCTGACGCTGAGTGAGCGTGAAGGTGGCGGGCTTTGTGTGGAGGTGTGCTTGCTTGGGGTAGCTCGGTAA
- a CDS encoding response regulator: protein MDHVDHILIVDDDREIRELIGNYLKKNGLRTSVAADGRAMRKFLDGTPVDLIVLDIMMPGDDGLLLCRELRAGKHRATPILMLTARDDETDRIIGLEMGADDYLTKPFSARELLARINAVLRRTRMLPPNLQATDKGHLLSFGKWRLDTIARHLLDAQDTLVALSGAEYRLLKVFLDHPQRVLNRDQLLNLTQGRDADLFDRSIDLLVSRLRQRLQDDAREPAYIKTVRSEGYVFSMSVETLSATP from the coding sequence ATGGACCATGTGGACCACATTCTGATCGTCGACGACGACCGCGAAATCCGCGAGCTGATCGGCAATTACCTGAAGAAGAACGGACTGCGCACCAGCGTCGCGGCCGATGGCCGTGCGATGCGCAAGTTTCTGGACGGCACGCCGGTCGACTTGATCGTGCTCGACATCATGATGCCCGGCGACGACGGCCTGCTGCTGTGCCGCGAGCTGCGGGCGGGCAAGCACCGGGCGACACCGATCCTGATGTTGACCGCGCGCGACGACGAGACCGACCGCATCATCGGCCTGGAGATGGGCGCCGATGACTACCTGACCAAACCGTTCTCGGCCCGCGAACTGCTGGCGCGCATCAATGCCGTGCTGCGCCGCACTCGAATGTTGCCACCCAACCTGCAGGCCACGGACAAAGGACATCTGCTGTCCTTCGGCAAATGGCGCCTGGACACCATCGCCCGCCATCTGCTCGACGCCCAGGACACCCTGGTGGCCCTGAGCGGTGCCGAATATCGGCTGCTCAAGGTGTTTCTCGATCACCCGCAGCGAGTGCTCAACCGCGATCAACTGCTCAATCTCACCCAAGGCCGCGACGCCGATCTGTTCGACCGCTCCATTGACCTGCTGGTCAGCCGCCTGCGCCAACGCTTGCAGGACGATGCCCGCGAGCCCGCCTACATCAAGACGGTGCGCAGCGAGGGTTATGTGTTTTCCATGAGTGTCGAAACCCTGAGCGCCACGCCATGA
- a CDS encoding alpha/beta fold hydrolase: MNIFKKTLLSSAFIAAGLALGISNASAAQAAPVKNIVLVHGAFVNGSGWKPVYDILVKDGYHVSVAEHPLTSFADDVTAVKRIVDQQDGPTILVGHSYGGAIITDVGNDEHVTGLVYIAAHALDQGETEAQNGKLYPNATKAVKKTDDGFLYLDPAFYPADFAADLPKAQAEFEANAQELTAASVFTTPAGVPAWKTKPSWYAVAQADRIINPDLERMYAKRANSHTIEIKGASHSVYESHPKEVAALIEQAALHAADKG; this comes from the coding sequence ATGAACATCTTCAAGAAAACCTTGCTATCGAGCGCTTTTATCGCTGCCGGCCTGGCCTTGGGCATCAGCAACGCCAGCGCCGCGCAAGCCGCGCCGGTAAAGAATATCGTGCTGGTGCACGGCGCCTTCGTGAACGGCTCGGGCTGGAAACCGGTCTACGACATCCTGGTCAAGGACGGCTACCACGTGTCGGTCGCCGAACACCCGCTGACCTCGTTTGCCGATGACGTGACCGCGGTCAAGCGCATCGTCGACCAGCAAGACGGCCCCACTATTCTGGTCGGCCACAGCTACGGCGGCGCGATCATCACCGATGTCGGCAATGACGAGCATGTCACCGGCCTGGTCTATATCGCCGCTCATGCCCTCGATCAGGGGGAGACCGAAGCGCAGAACGGCAAGCTGTACCCCAACGCGACCAAGGCGGTGAAGAAAACCGACGACGGCTTCCTCTATCTGGACCCGGCCTTCTACCCCGCGGATTTCGCCGCCGACCTGCCCAAGGCCCAAGCCGAGTTCGAAGCCAATGCCCAAGAGCTGACTGCAGCCTCGGTATTCACCACCCCGGCGGGCGTCCCAGCCTGGAAAACCAAACCTAGCTGGTACGCTGTGGCTCAGGCTGACCGCATCATCAACCCGGACCTGGAGCGCATGTATGCCAAACGGGCGAACAGCCATACCATCGAGATCAAGGGCGCCAGTCACTCGGTGTATGAATCGCATCCCAAAGAAGTGGCGGCGTTGATCGAGCAGGCGGCGCTGCATGCGGCGGACAAGGGCTGA
- a CDS encoding MBL fold metallo-hydrolase, with translation MWKHAIPRLLVCIALLGTAVVSLAAPPLQLDVYNPGATAAFPVSSVLVSGERDAILIDAQFARPQAEQLVAKIRHSGKNLTTIYISHGDPDYYFGLEALTGAFPQAKVVASAPTVAHIKATMAAKLAYWGPQMGDGAPDKVIVPELMQGSALTLEGHELQVIGLDGPQPERSFVWIPSIKAVVGGVVLSNNIHVWMADTQSAASHQDWLATLARIESLEPVTVVPGHFLPGKLDSRDAAEFTAGYIKAFDAQAAQVKDAAELIVAMQALYPDLAEESSLEISAKVAKGEMQW, from the coding sequence ATGTGGAAACACGCCATACCACGGCTGCTCGTCTGTATTGCTTTGCTCGGCACCGCCGTCGTGAGTCTGGCAGCGCCACCGCTGCAACTGGACGTCTATAACCCAGGCGCGACGGCAGCCTTCCCCGTGAGTTCGGTGCTGGTCAGCGGCGAGAGGGACGCCATCCTCATCGATGCGCAGTTCGCCAGGCCCCAGGCTGAGCAATTGGTCGCGAAGATCCGCCACAGCGGCAAGAACCTCACCACCATCTACATCAGCCATGGCGATCCGGATTACTACTTCGGCCTGGAGGCGCTCACAGGGGCCTTCCCCCAGGCCAAGGTCGTCGCCAGTGCGCCGACTGTCGCCCATATCAAGGCCACCATGGCCGCCAAACTGGCGTATTGGGGGCCGCAGATGGGCGATGGCGCACCCGACAAAGTGATCGTCCCTGAGTTGATGCAGGGTAGTGCGCTCACCCTGGAAGGCCATGAACTGCAGGTCATTGGCCTGGATGGGCCGCAACCGGAGCGCAGCTTCGTATGGATCCCTTCGATAAAAGCCGTGGTGGGTGGGGTGGTGCTGTCAAACAACATCCACGTGTGGATGGCCGACACCCAAAGTGCGGCTTCCCATCAGGATTGGCTGGCGACCTTGGCCCGGATCGAAAGCCTCGAACCGGTCACGGTCGTCCCTGGCCACTTCCTGCCTGGCAAGCTCGATTCCCGCGACGCTGCCGAGTTTACAGCGGGCTACATCAAGGCCTTCGACGCCCAGGCCGCTCAGGTTAAAGACGCGGCAGAGCTGATCGTGGCGATGCAGGCCCTGTATCCCGATCTGGCCGAGGAATCGTCACTCGAGATCAGCGCCAAGGTGGCCAAGGGTGAAATGCAGTGGTGA